The DNA sequence AAAATGATTACATCTGTGGGGAAGTAATCAGAGTCGATGGTGGCTTGCATCTTAGTTGCTGACTTTATAAGGAGCAACGGATTCCAGTATTAATGGATAAACTCTGTCTATATGCTTAGCGATTGTATCAAATGATTTTTGATACGCCTTTAGAGAACCCCCGATAGGATCTTTTATGTTTCCCTTTTTACTCTCTTTTCCCGGCCAGGAACCAAGAAGGAATGTATTATCCAGCACTCTTGGGAAGAAAAGTTTAATGAACTCTTTATGAACAAACTCCATGGTAAAAATAAGATCAGCACTTAAAAGCTCCTCCGGAACCAATTGTCTTGAAGTGTGTTGGGAGATATCTATTCCCTTTTTAGAGCACACAGTGACTGCATTTTCTGAAGCGGGCTTACTATCCAGACCATGAGTACCCATAGAGCTAACAGTACAGTCAGTGACCTTGGATTCGCTTAGCTTCTTTCTCAGTATGCCCTCAGCCATGGGGCTTCTGCATATGTTACCAGTGCATATGAAAACTATCTGGTTTTTCGACATTTATATCCTTTGGTTTAAAAGTGCTGCGGCCAGAGATATTTTTATAGAGGAAAAATAGTATTTTAAACTGAAAAATACAGGAGATTCAAACATGTCTTTAACTAGTGAAGAAA is a window from the Chitinispirillales bacterium ANBcel5 genome containing:
- a CDS encoding low molecular weight protein arginine phosphatase; its protein translation is MSKNQIVFICTGNICRSPMAEGILRKKLSESKVTDCTVSSMGTHGLDSKPASENAVTVCSKKGIDISQHTSRQLVPEELLSADLIFTMEFVHKEFIKLFFPRVLDNTFLLGSWPGKESKKGNIKDPIGGSLKAYQKSFDTIAKHIDRVYPLILESVAPYKVSN